The following proteins come from a genomic window of Micromonospora echinofusca:
- a CDS encoding nucleotidyl transferase AbiEii/AbiGii toxin family protein, with protein sequence MDPFHERLARTGLGAADRYGFALAGGYAVQAAGLVERPSEDVDLFTAWDRRKEFTAAVTAVVHAYRDDGLTVETERQYDTFARLAVTDGARISKVELGVDWRANEPILMAIGPVLHPDDAVANKMSALYGRAFARDFIDIDATLRSGRYTREALLALAQSADRGFDRRVFADALGQAALLDPDDFAQYGVAGRGLDDLRSRFAEWRRELLGEEEPARPDGSVS encoded by the coding sequence GTGGACCCCTTCCACGAACGCCTCGCCCGTACCGGGCTCGGGGCCGCCGATCGATACGGCTTCGCTCTGGCCGGCGGTTACGCGGTCCAGGCCGCCGGGCTTGTCGAGCGGCCCAGCGAGGACGTCGACCTGTTCACCGCCTGGGACCGCCGCAAGGAGTTCACCGCCGCGGTCACCGCCGTCGTGCACGCCTACCGAGACGACGGCCTGACCGTCGAGACCGAGCGGCAGTACGACACATTCGCCCGGCTGGCTGTCACCGACGGTGCGCGGATTTCCAAGGTCGAACTCGGCGTGGACTGGCGCGCCAACGAACCGATCCTCATGGCGATCGGACCGGTACTCCACCCTGACGACGCGGTCGCGAACAAGATGAGCGCACTCTACGGGCGAGCCTTCGCTCGTGACTTCATCGACATCGACGCCACGCTCCGATCCGGCCGCTACACCCGCGAAGCCCTCCTCGCCCTCGCGCAGAGCGCCGACCGTGGTTTCGACCGGCGCGTCTTCGCCGACGCTCTCGGACAAGCCGCCCTGCTCGATCCTGACGACTTCGCCCAGTACGGCGTCGCCGGCCGAGGGCTGGACGATCTCCGTAGCCGATTCGCCGAATGGCGCCGTGAACTGCTCGGCGAGGAGGAACCCGCTCGACCTGACGGCTCCGTCAGCTGA
- a CDS encoding SitI3 family protein: MAVEFRLTLAGDLPLEQVADLVAADTAERLRPSGTNPQLFSARLYETRGYALSVYSGNQGYFDAEGDNGSRWEWEPETYVDIDFSLRADDVVDKGIPNMMKAVARVLAARQEDAALVQNGNWLLLTRVGGRLRRHRPTWWSHYGVDGPITQ; the protein is encoded by the coding sequence ATGGCTGTCGAGTTCAGACTGACGCTGGCGGGTGACCTACCCCTGGAACAGGTGGCCGACCTTGTGGCTGCGGACACCGCCGAGAGGCTGAGACCGAGCGGCACCAACCCGCAGCTGTTCAGTGCTCGGCTCTACGAGACGCGCGGGTACGCGCTCAGCGTCTACTCGGGCAACCAGGGCTATTTCGATGCCGAGGGCGACAACGGTTCCCGCTGGGAGTGGGAGCCGGAGACGTATGTCGACATCGACTTCTCCCTGCGGGCAGACGACGTGGTCGACAAGGGAATCCCGAACATGATGAAGGCCGTGGCCCGTGTGTTGGCCGCCCGGCAGGAGGACGCGGCGCTGGTCCAGAACGGCAACTGGCTGCTGCTGACCCGCGTCGGGGGAAGACTCCGTAGACACCGGCCTACCTGGTGGAGCCACTACGGCGTAGACGGCCCCATCACCCAGTGA
- a CDS encoding CdiA C-terminal domain-containing protein, with protein MDDDGRRPLELENECADIVAGKSYRVHQNPTRQEIAGARLRTGDSGNPNKDPDYLIEGHVFDCYSPTLGKPVRGVWSEVRAKVDKEQTQRVVLNLHDWHGDLAALRTQFDKWPVERLKELVAVTPNGAIVQMVRRD; from the coding sequence TTGGACGACGACGGGCGGCGTCCGTTGGAGCTCGAGAACGAATGCGCCGATATAGTCGCCGGCAAGAGCTACCGGGTCCACCAGAACCCCACCAGGCAGGAGATCGCCGGTGCCCGGCTCCGTACCGGCGACTCGGGCAATCCGAACAAAGACCCGGATTACCTGATCGAGGGTCATGTGTTCGATTGCTATTCGCCTACTCTTGGCAAGCCGGTACGGGGTGTCTGGAGCGAGGTCCGCGCCAAGGTCGACAAGGAGCAGACCCAACGTGTGGTGCTGAACCTGCACGACTGGCACGGAGACCTCGCGGCGCTGCGGACACAGTTCGACAAATGGCCCGTCGAGAGATTGAAAGAACTCGTCGCGGTGACGCCGAATGGCGCGATCGTGCAGATGGTCCGTCGAGACTGA
- a CDS encoding RNA polymerase sigma factor produces MRHQVRPSDEELWASIAAGDESAFGRLFDRYSRPVYNHAFRLTGSWSTAEDVTQATFLVAWRRRRDARLVDGSALPWLLVVATNEVRSEWRSARRWLALLRRLPAERHIGGDLADEVAARLDDERRMAEALSVVRHLSPAEREAVALCLWSGVSYPDAAAVLGISEVAVRSRVSRARSRLARLLPEEIQEGTR; encoded by the coding sequence GTGAGGCATCAGGTACGGCCGTCGGACGAGGAACTGTGGGCTTCGATCGCCGCCGGTGACGAGTCGGCGTTCGGTCGGCTCTTCGACCGGTACTCCCGTCCGGTCTACAACCACGCGTTCCGGCTGACTGGGTCGTGGTCGACGGCCGAGGACGTCACCCAGGCGACGTTCCTCGTCGCGTGGCGTCGCCGTCGCGACGCCCGGCTGGTGGACGGCTCGGCGCTGCCGTGGCTGCTGGTCGTCGCCACCAACGAGGTCCGCTCCGAGTGGCGGTCGGCGCGCCGGTGGCTGGCGCTGCTCCGGCGCCTGCCTGCGGAGCGGCACATCGGTGGTGATCTCGCCGACGAGGTGGCCGCGCGGCTCGATGACGAGCGGCGGATGGCCGAGGCCCTCTCGGTGGTCCGCCATTTGTCGCCGGCGGAGCGGGAGGCGGTGGCGTTGTGCCTGTGGTCCGGCGTGTCGTACCCGGACGCGGCAGCGGTGTTGGGCATCAGTGAGGTGGCGGTGCGGTCCCGGGTGAGTCGGGCGCGCAGCCGCCTGGCGCGGCTGTTGCCCGAGGAGATTCAGGAGGGGACGCGGTGA